The Entelurus aequoreus isolate RoL-2023_Sb linkage group LG11, RoL_Eaeq_v1.1, whole genome shotgun sequence genome includes the window AACTTGCTGAGCACAACTGATGAGGAACGGTGTGAACTCTGTGCTGAAGGACGCTGATCAAACTGAATAGAACGGAACAGGAACTCACGGCTGGCAGAGTTTGATGAGGTCTTGGTCAGTGGTAGCCGGCGGCAAGCCTCTGATGTACAGGTTTGTCTTACTTAGTTGCTCCACCAAACCTCCTCCTTGACCTCCACCTCCTCCTGTGGTGCTGGGGCTGGGTGGAGCcatgggtggagggggaggagcatAGGACTGCTGTAGAAACAAGAGAGACCATAAAACGTCAGAATAGAAAACACGAAGGAAAATGTGTTCAAAGACACATGAAAATGTGTACTTTATAAAACAGGCACCAGGCATGATGATTTGCTAAATATTTACAAGtatgacattttgcaaaaaaaacacaaccaaaaacaaacattaaaaacacattatGTGGTGTACCACAGGGCACACTtccttaaccttttttttttagtttcaagATAACAGAGAGCTAAATTTCAGGAAACTTTATTGTCATTCCAGCACACATGAAACTATTTTTTGTCATACTTCATATTTCCACCAAACGATCCATTTGgcagaagtatgaaggaaggcaagattgttttacaaATATTTCCGTAATGCCTCAATGGTTTGATTTCGAAATGTCAgaacttttgcagatcccaaataaacagTAGGTGCCAATAGATAAGAATAGTTGGTTtggcataatagggcccctttaagaaTGCACACACACGAGGCCACTCCAACCATGCTGGTCTCGAACCTGACAAGCAACGTGAGCATGTGGGACCATTTATTAAAGCCATGtggattcccttttttttttttttttttttttcaaagataaTGCAATTTGTATCATTAAAAATACATGCCGATGCAATGCATAGTGTAAtttagactcaaaaactccttttagacggtgagctgacatgagaaaaagtgcctagaaaatgaatttcgctcccacgtctaagcacaacttgttcaatgcatttttgcatagataatacccttctggactttgggttaaaagttcagaacatgatacctagccaaattttgtcacaagccagaaatgtatatagaggtaaatcacaaaaaacgaaaatcttgtgctgcagttttggcttgtaaaatatgtcttattcattttggcaacacaaaatctttctcaaatatcataaatacatatatctaacatctgaaacaaatattggtgccttagtatactcatatgtgaatttagatcatgaaatgtagcaaatttcttaaaaaacgattcaactgaagtgatttgccccagcacaatgaagcacacacttattaaatttagctaaaagcttatgtatcatacattaaaaaaatgtcacaaccttctatgtaatcaaaggtacaaaagaagtaacacaccgtggccaaaagtggcttaaaatctagcaaaatattaccatgcaccccaaaactggaataaggcaaaaatggacaagattaaaatagatgcagtaaaggcccaaattggtataaaatatgataaatatttattaaagtagcaaattgtttcacagcatgtgtcatttataccccccccccccccacacacacacacacacaaacacacacaaaagaccaaaacaaatttgaaaaaaaaggtaatacagacattatttaagctttaccgttaaaatggcagtgtggcatctcgataatcaaacatcttgataaagaaacaaaagtggcaaattttacatggtgacatggtgcgtaattactcatcaatatcactttcatctgtgTCATCATCCCATGCACCTCTTTCTTCTGTTTCCTTTGAAACATTTCCACAGTTCTGGCAGTGACATACATCAGTACAAGACATTTTTGCAGACATACATGAACATCTTTCTGTTTCACATTTGCTTGTCTTGCAACCACAGTGGACTACCTGCAGCACACTATCTGGGGCAGGATTTCTAGTCATCCATCTTACTGTTAACTCCCCATCCTCAATGTACCATCCATTGCCAATGGGTGAAGGGGCACACATCATACCAGTCAGGGAATGTCGCATTACTGCTGCTTGGTAGTTTGCCCTTTTGCAGTGTTGGTGGAGGGCATCACTTGTTGGGGGAATGGACAGTTCTGGCAAAGCTGACGATGCCATACAGAATGCTTTGTATCTTGCATCGTTCACGTCTTTGGCAGATGCCTGTCCATACAGGTGGCACACATATTTGCTCAGTGTTTTGAACGTAGACTGGTCAAGGTTAAAACTGCTGCCCAGATTTGAGAACGCAGTCAGGTATTCGTCTTTCTGACAAGCAAGAGAAAATGTCTTCCTTTTGCCCTTGCCATGAAAGGCACTGGTCGAGTCACAACCTGTGAAGGTATGGATGCCAATGAGTGCAGAACAAACACTGTTGCCAAGAGCTGCTGCCACCTTAGCCACGTCTATGATCCTCGTTCTGTTGCCAATGATAATCAAATTACTTTAAACATACTCTCATAGCCTTTATGGGGAGAGACTAAATCTATAAATAATAAACTTTTCAGtatgaatattttattatttttgtttcagtTACCTGTAGCCTGAAGCATCAAGATCTTCGTGCTTCTTAACGGTGTCCACGAACAACTTCCTTAGCTTGTCCATTCTCAGCACCTCTTTGTCAATTATAATCCTTTGACGGATCACTTGGTCACAGAAGAGGTTGTAGCTGTCAGCAAAGGGTtgtctgaaaacacacacacacacacacacacacttaacatgTGCAAAGAGTCATGCTTTCAAAGCTGTATCTTAAGCAAAACTAAATATAAGCTGCATgttgttgaaattttttttactttttaaatgtgagCAAAATGACAGTACAGTGTAATTACTCACATTTCTTCATCTCTGGTTGCAGTGTGCGTTGCTGTAGACAGTGACAAGAACCTGGTGTACTGTCTGTAACAGGTCCTATGGTACCGGACCTCTATAGCAACACAGTCTTTGTCGTTGATGTGCAGAAGAATGGCAGCATCTTTCTTAATCTCAGCTGCCTTCAGCAACTGgcctttaaaagaaaaataattagaataagctTTATTGGCAAAATCAGAGATTTACaagtaaaaaagtgtgtgtgtgtgtgtgtgtcttgagtGGGGGGTTGGAGAGGTATTTATGACCCTGTGATTTACGACTCTGTGATGTGAGCTGCTGAACTCCCAGCTAAACATTCCAAGATTCAAGATatctattgtcatatgcacagataaacagacagtcaCACTGCACAATGAAAAGCTTATTTTGCTGGTCCCCCTtgcaaattcacaaaatataaatataaatataaacttaagctaaataaagaatcacagaatataaaaattaaacaagaataaacttaaactatattgcacacttacaataaacttactaaaaatgtaaatgctaaggatgtttaatactaataaatataataaaataaaataagaaacaaaaataaagaaataagataaagtaaattaaagtgtGGATCTTACAACAGATCTATAGTGGGCATGAGTAGACAGAAGCAGTATTGCACATTCAGTTCACAGTGAAGATGATAATGGAtgatatgacaatgatgatgtataaagtgcactatgcattctTCAATTATTGTAGCAGCAGTGGAGGTGACATGAAGTCACAGCAGGGATGTGGGTAGTGGTCACAGTTCAGTCAGTTCAGGGATGAGGGGTGAGGTGTGAAGgtgtgcggggggaggggtgggggttgTGATGTGTAAATCAgtccaggggtgtgtgtgtgtgtgtgtgtgtgtgtgtgtgggggggagagagagattggggctgtggtgtgaaggtatatggggggatgggtggggcttccttttctaggccagtggttctcaaacttttaaattccaaggtctccccttaactctgacagtgtataaatggtccatttggttattacaaagtaacaacacattctttcaatcctacgctatgtactgtaacattattactatagattcacacacgtgtgtgtgtgtgtgtgtgtgtgtgtgtgtgtgtgtgtgtgtgtgtgtgtgtgtgtgtgtgtgtgtgtgtgtgtgtgtgtgtgtgtgtgtgtgtgtcacatacctgccgacacggtttctgcttgtgtgagttgatccctctggcgttttcctcccacacgagtgtacttttccactttttgacaaattatacagatggctggcaggacggggccggcagaagcaacgggcaaacctgaacgagatcgaagtttctttcggggagtttcagacgtgcctgctgactgacctgcggctgcagatggttctcccaccgcccgtgcggtccttttctcggcataaaacaatgcagatttatctgtaaaacgtcggtagcatgttgcgtgaaacccagcgtcgtcaggaatagcgtcaaaatctacatccgagcaatgtttatagatttctgccagatgcttgttctggtcttgcagacaaagccactgttttaaatagtttctgtatgtgtcccaccgtgtccgagtgaagtgctggacgtcctcattgttcacagatgaaagatgcatatagcatcttttattttcctctttacgcactttttttctaacttttgagGTCTTTCGTTCCTCTTCACTCTCGGATGTTGTCGTCGCCATAGCAGGTATGTTGTTAGAATAAAGCTGCTACCTGATTGGTCCATGTGACCAAAACCGCGCCACTCCCCACTAGATATCACTGCGCCTCACTGAAAAATAGTACCGGCTTTCAACACCGATTACACAAAATGGGCTAGGTGTCAATTTCCGAACTTTTGGTATCTTACTTACTACCAGTAAATCTATTTTATGAAGTAAAAATGATGTTGTGCCGTTGGTGTGGGAGCGAAACTGAACGATATGAGCCTTGACCACAGGCACTATTTGTCCAACACGCCataagactgtacaactcctctctgggggcaaGGGggatactaggatgacaggggacgcaaagcaataataatactgaaataaactgcaacaaaaaacagtgcaatacattttaaagGTGCAAAATACACATCACATATTTCCTATAATTGACAGTATTACCGTTTTTCTATAAAGAAAAACAATatcttcataacatggtcactactgcctagtttctcttgttatatttttgattttactgatatatttttattcttattgttactttttatttttattcttattgttatattttctattttatttccatttatacctccattatttactttttaattttttttttttaaattctatctcAAATCTGCACAAtgctgctggaattaaaattttcctgagggaactctcttgaGGTAATCAATAAAGTACCTACCTATCTATTTAATTGAGGGTTAATTATGTGACTGAAATGTGTGCATAGTGTGTAATTAGAGTTGGCCAGATAAAAGGATTTTCATAGCATCTTAAATACATTTTAGTTCACATTTGTAGTTAAATCTTAGgaacaaacatgcatttttatagTTGTTACTTCGTACACAAACAAACAATTGAAGTCAAACACTACGATATATTTCATTCACGTGTACCTCTCAGTCATTGCAATGCAGGTGAACAAACAACGCCATGCACTCTTAATTGTTTCCTACTAGTTCAACAACACATCCCAATGTTGACCTCAAGACTTTATTGGTTGACCATTTCTGGCAGTGCAGGGACTAATGAATGTTTGGAGCATGGGTTCAGAGTGCACGCCCACCTCTTCCTGCCAGCTGTCTTTGGCAGACTAGTAGGAGGAAGTAAACAAGCTTGATGGCTCACATAGCAACAGCAATCACAACATTCTCTGTGCTCTCTTAATGTTTGGAGTGAAACAGCCATGCTGGCTCGAAAAGACGTCTGGTCTCAACATTGGTTTCACTAATGGGACCTGGATGGAACAAAATCAAGAACCTGCAGCTACAGAGATGAACACCAGCCAGTTTCACTATGTGCCAAGATAATAAGTGAGAGACAGGCAAGGAAGATGACATgtgagaaagtgtgtgtgtgtgcgtggtcgGTTTCATATGGAAGAGCCGGTGTTTGTGATAATGACACACACTAAAACAGAGCTAAAAGCATCACTGATATTAATCCAGTATCTGCATTTCTCACAACCTGTTCATGATTCGTAACAAAATGTTTAGTTATTCAGCGTTATCTCCaaaaaacatgtttgttaaaggggaactgcacttttttggaatttggcccatcaatcaatcatccatccatccatttcttactgcttgtccctttcggggtcgcggggggtgcaggagcctatctcagctgcattcgggccctTTTAAattcacaaaatccttgaaatgtcTACAAATGCACCAAGACTGACACCGACTATAATCAAAGTCATGTTTACTTTCGTAAACGTTGCAGCACGTGTGACGTCATGATGTCATGTCCGCATGCAGGTCAGATTGCGTTCACATTAGATTTGTTTGTAACGTAAACGCCTACTAAAAGTTGCTGTGTGCATTGTTATAAACCCCAATAAACTTGTTTTGAATAAAAaattccatccagccatccattttctacagcttgtccctctagGTCACGGGGGTGcgggagcctattccagctgcatttgggcggaaggcggggtacaccctggacaagtcgccacctaatcgcagggccaacacagacagacagacaacattcacactcacattcacacactagggccaatttagtgttgccaatcaacctatccccaggtgcatgactttggaggtgggaggaagccggagtacccggagggaacccacgcagtcacggggagaacatgcaaactccacacagaaagatcccgagcccgggattcaaCTCAggaccttcaatcaatcaatgtttatttatatagccctaaatcacaagtgtctcaaagggctgcacaagccacaacgacatccttggctcagatcccacgtcagggcaagaaaaaactcaacccaatggcccATCATTAACAATCCTTAATTAAGACATGGccacatactgtatgtctttCTTTTTTCATGCTTTCTCATTTTCAATATACGACAAGTAAAATAACGTCcaaaaacagccaacaatactccatttacatgtcgtgacctgaatattaaccaagtaatagTAATATTGTTATCACAAGCTCTAaagccgaggaactacttttagtggtgCTGTGATCATAGAGCGGTAACTACAGTGGACCTGGGTTCCaatttgcctcatccctcactcaAAGCGAGTGATCAGAGtgatcaattattttctgtcacaccCACTTGAGGAAACAAGCATTTTTTTACCCACCCATTAAATTGATATCCTAATGAGAACCtgataatatatatgtatttatttgtatcctAATTACTGGTAGACTAAAAGGTTATGTATTTATActtggtcatatttcctggttgaTTAAATGGAGCAGTGCTGCCACCTATCTGGAGGCTTGTGTATCGTTCAAGAATGAAAACAAACGCTAATACGGGAATTCCCTTGTCTCTCTGGCGCCCATTGACACCTCACCCCACCTCCCAAGGGCGGACAACCCCACTATTTTAGAAGCCGTGGATTAATTGGAGACTCAAAATTGTCCATaagtgggaatgtgagtgtgaatgtttgttcATCTgtatgtgccctgtgattggttggcaaccagtccagggtgtatcctTCCTCTCGcccaaagtttattttgataagcTTCAAATCGCCCATGACCATGAACAGGATAAGCAGTAGAACATGTATTGTATGTTGCATGAAGGGGCCAGATGCTGCTATGTAAAAACAAGTTGAAGTTGCGCAATATAAACAATATacgaaataaaaaatataagtaAGGCCTGCGATAGAGATTTTGATTCTGTCTCTCAAAGTTCACCACACATTTCGTCCCACAAAATTAAGAGCAACGAGATGCAAAAAAAGGCTGTTGTGCCACAATAGCATTACATATAAAattgaaaatatggtaatttctCTCGGAGAAAAAGGTAAAAAACTAAGGGATTTTcatcaatttaaaaaattcaattgtaaaaaaattataattcacTCAAGGCCTGGACTCGAACCCTGAAGGTCAAAAAACGTGATTTACCGGCAAAAAGAGAAAGCGTTACTAATCCTTGCCTGGCGTCAAATAAACTCCACATTTTACCGTTACCATTATTACTAGAAGACGAGGAATAGCCAAGCACGGACACGCCAAGGAAGAGAGACCATGAGGAAACAACAAGCCTTGCCAGCTCCTAAAATAGCTTGGATTTAAAGCAGCAAAAACCAGAGAATAAATGTTCAATTTACTTTGACAGAAGTCTAGCTGGAACCGCGTTACAGCACACATTAACCAGCTATGAACAGAAAATTACCAATTAGATTACCAGGAGTCTAGAGAGAGAATATTACGACAATAATGTCATGATTTACTAAGATCTGAATACTAtgcgctaaacagtgtgtgcaatctataagATAGTGTGTGCTATTAATGGTTGTGTTGCGTGTaaactactaagactgcgtgtgcaattcaAGAGACATGCAGagcaccttatttaaatgagattTGTGCATGTGCTATAGGGGCATCACTACGGAAACACTCGATTATTTACTGCACATTTATTTTATCTCGCTCCTACCGGAAgcatttgctatgttttcaaacaagcagtagacatctaccactttttatgggcattttagacacAGTCCAAAGTGCATCTACATTGTAACCCACTTTTGTTCCCCTTTTCTTTATCAGCGCTGAAAGTGCGGTCAAGGaaagagaggctgcacttactgcGTTCAAAacgcaaaaaaatgcatactttaagaagttttttcatataggatatatgttattaatatatatatatatattataaatgaaaaaaataacggcaataaaaaaaaacgccagcagaaACCAAAACacattaatttaatttgttttagtcAGCCTCTTGTCACTCACCATGCAGCTTTAaacttataaaaggatgttgctgaatagacaatatgactAATATAAATTCATTGCTGACAGACCttgcaaatatgttgacacacacacgtatgacGGAGGACTCACTGTCCATCGTTTGTCTTTGCAGCACGAGTTTGCACATAATTTTAGGACGTGCTAAATCAAATGCTAAATAAAACGGTGATGAGTCACATTTTGCGCGCTGCATAATATATTTGCATGGTGTCCTcctagtattgtgggcgttttgatgatgagcatatattatattatgttatgcattttaatgaagacagagatgcaaattgcacgccttattctgcccACTTGACAGACAAAATTatttttgcacacgtttagtagatcagctgtgcgtgtgctatcaggtttgcacatgtttgaGTACACGCAATGTCATAAAAACAGAACTTATGCATTATTCCTGTGTATGGTAATCATCACCCAAAGGAAGACCAACCAATAACCAGTTTTGAATTGTTTCTATTATAATTTATAAGCCAATATTTCAATGCTGAAATCCTTAAACGTCTGTGTTATTTTCTACACTGCTCTCTTCTCCGCCGGAGAGGTGAAGGtgggaataataacaataaattcaGCCATAAAGGCCAACTCAGTCCTAGAGGTTAGACCGGATCCCCTGCATGTTGTTGCAGTGAAAATGTCACTGCAAAGACAAGTCTTCATAAATAACACCATCATTGACTATACAGCAGCCCAGCCTATCATTGCCTCAAGTGGCTGGCCGCCCCCTGAACTATACAGAGGACAAATTCACTGTGAGCTTTTTAGCAAGGAGGTCAGCTATTTGTGTGTGCTGTCACACATTTTATTCTACTATTTCCAGTTTAAATCTATTGTTGGGTTTGGAAACTTGGTGCGAAACCTGGTCTGTTCTGCTCTCTTATTGGTCAACAGCGGATGAAAGAATGTGAAAGGAAGAAGGCTAGCTGTTTAGATTAGTGAGTGAAACTGTGCTACATCCATCAATACCTACACTGAATAATGACataaagggcctgatctactaaagtggTGTGTgatttaaaacatgtgcaaacttcatAGCTCACATAAAGCAGATGTA containing:
- the LOC133660711 gene encoding uncharacterized protein LOC133660711 isoform X1, with protein sequence MATTTSESEEERKTSKVRKKVRKEENKRCYMHLSSVNNEDVQHFTRTRWDTYRNYLKQWLCLQDQNKHLAEIYKHCSDVDFDAIPDDAGFHATCYRRFTDKSALFYAEKRTARAVGEPSAAAGQSAGTSETPRKKLRSRSGLPVASAGPVLPAICIICQKVEKYTRVGGKRQRDQLTQAETVSAGQLLKAAEIKKDAAILLHINDKDCVAIEVRYHRTCYRQYTRFLSLSTATHTATRDEEIQPFADSYNLFCDQVIRQRIIIDKEVLRMDKLRKLFVDTVKKHEDLDASGYSKYVCHLYGQASAKDVNDARYKAFCMASSALPELSIPPTSDALHQHCKRANYQAAVMRHSLTGMMCAPSPIGNGWYIEDGELTVRWMTRNPAPDSVLQVVHCGCKTSKCETERCSCMSAKMSCTDVCHCQNCGNVSKETEERGAWDDDTDESDIDE
- the LOC133660711 gene encoding uncharacterized protein LOC133660711 isoform X2 produces the protein MATTTSESEEERKTSKVRKKVRKEENKRCYMHLSSVNNEDVQHFTRTRWDTYRNYLKQWLCLQDQNKHLAEIYKHCSDVDFDAIPDDAGFHATCYRRFTDKSALFYAEKRTARAVGEPSAAAGLPVASAGPVLPAICIICQKVEKYTRVGGKRQRDQLTQAETVSAGQLLKAAEIKKDAAILLHINDKDCVAIEVRYHRTCYRQYTRFLSLSTATHTATRDEEIQPFADSYNLFCDQVIRQRIIIDKEVLRMDKLRKLFVDTVKKHEDLDASGYSKYVCHLYGQASAKDVNDARYKAFCMASSALPELSIPPTSDALHQHCKRANYQAAVMRHSLTGMMCAPSPIGNGWYIEDGELTVRWMTRNPAPDSVLQVVHCGCKTSKCETERCSCMSAKMSCTDVCHCQNCGNVSKETEERGAWDDDTDESDIDE
- the LOC133660711 gene encoding uncharacterized protein LOC133660711 isoform X3 is translated as MATTTSESEEERKTSKVRKKVRKEENKRCYMHLSSVNNEDVQHFTRTRWDTYRNYLKQWLCLQDQNKHLAEIYKHCSDVDFDAIPDDAGFHATCYRRFTDKSALFYAEKRTARAVGEPSAAAGQSAGTSETPRKKLRSRSGLPVASAGPVLPAICIICQKVEKYTRVGGKRQRDQLTQAETVSAGQLLKAAEIKKDAAILLHINDKDCVAIEVRYHRTCYRQYTRFLSLSTATHTATRDEEIQPFADSYNLFCDQVIRQRIIIDKEVLRMDKLRKLFVDTVKKHEDLDASGYSILYGIVSFARTVHSPNK
- the LOC133660711 gene encoding uncharacterized protein LOC133660711 isoform X4, yielding MATTTSESEEERKTSKVRKKVRKEENKRCYMHLSSVNNEDVQHFTRTRWDTYRNYLKQWLCLQDQNKHLAEIYKHCSDVDFDAIPDDAGFHATCYRRFTDKSALFYAEKRTARAVGEPSAAAGQSAGTSETPRKKLRSRSGLPVASAGPVLPAICIICQKVEKYTRVGGKRQRDQLTQAETVSAGQLLKAAEIKKDAAILLHINDKDCVAIEVRYHRTCYRQYTRFLSLSTATHTATRDEEIQPFADSYNLFCDQVIRQRIIIDKEVLRMDKLRKLFVDTVKKHEDLDASGYSFARTVHSPNK